In Priestia megaterium NBRC 15308 = ATCC 14581, the following proteins share a genomic window:
- a CDS encoding uracil-DNA glycosylase — protein MSILKNDWAPLLEEEFQKDYYIQLREFLVDEYNHHTIYPDKYDIFNALHYTDYKNVKVVILGQDPYHGPNQAHGLSFSVQPGVKTPPSLVNIYKELKNEMDYHIPNNGYLVKWAEQGVLLLNTVLTVRKGEANSHKGKGWEQLTDRIIELVAQKEEPVVFLLWGKHAQAKKELIHHSHHLILESPHPSPFSANRGFFGNNHFQRANEFLLQHGRQSIDWQIDDV, from the coding sequence ATGAGTATTTTAAAAAATGACTGGGCTCCTTTATTAGAAGAAGAATTTCAAAAAGACTATTACATACAGCTTCGAGAATTCTTAGTGGATGAATATAATCACCACACTATTTACCCTGATAAATATGATATTTTTAACGCTTTACACTATACGGATTATAAAAATGTAAAAGTTGTCATATTGGGACAAGATCCTTATCATGGACCAAATCAAGCGCATGGACTGAGCTTCTCTGTTCAACCAGGAGTAAAAACACCGCCTTCTTTAGTGAATATTTACAAAGAGCTGAAAAATGAAATGGATTATCACATTCCGAATAACGGTTATTTAGTCAAATGGGCAGAACAAGGTGTTCTTTTGCTTAACACTGTTTTAACAGTTAGAAAAGGAGAAGCGAATTCTCACAAAGGAAAAGGATGGGAACAGCTGACCGACCGCATTATTGAATTAGTGGCACAAAAAGAGGAGCCCGTCGTGTTTTTGCTGTGGGGCAAGCATGCACAAGCTAAAAAAGAGCTTATTCATCATTCGCACCATTTAATTTTGGAAAGCCCTCACCCTAGCCCATTTTCGGCTAATCGAGGCTTTTTTGGCAATAATCACTTTCAACGAGCAAATGAGTTTTTGCTCCAACACGGACGTCAATCTATTGATTGGCAAATTGATGATGTGTAA
- the gndA gene encoding NADP-dependent phosphogluconate dehydrogenase — translation MAKQQIGVIGLAVMGKNLALNIESRGYSVSVYNRSPEKTEEFLKTEAEGKNFAGTYSVEEFINSLEKPRKILLMVKAGAATDATIDSLKPYLEKGDILIDGGNTFFQDTIRRNKELEELGIHFIGTGVSGGEEGALKGPSIMPGGQKEAYELVKPILTAISAKVEGDDCCTYIGPNGAGHYVKMVHNGIEYGDMQLICEAYFIMKNVLGLETDELHEVFAEWNKGELDSYLIEITADIFTKKDEETGKALVDVILDTAGQKGTGKWTSQSALDLGVPLPIITESVFARFISAMKEERVKASKVLSGPNAAAFEGDKTELIEAIRKALYMSKICSYAQGFAQMKAASEEYDWNLQYGDIAMIFRGGCIIRAQFLQKIKEAYDRDADLTNLLLDPYFKDIVEGYQSALREVISIAVKQGIPVPSFSSALAYYDSYRTETLPANLLQAQRDYFGAHTYQRVDKEGVFHTEWLK, via the coding sequence ATGGCAAAACAACAAATCGGTGTTATCGGTTTAGCGGTTATGGGGAAAAACTTGGCGCTAAACATTGAGAGCAGAGGCTATTCTGTTTCAGTTTATAACCGCTCTCCTGAAAAGACAGAAGAGTTCCTAAAAACAGAAGCAGAAGGTAAAAATTTTGCAGGTACATACAGTGTGGAAGAGTTTATTAATTCTCTTGAAAAACCGCGTAAAATTTTATTAATGGTTAAAGCTGGTGCTGCTACAGATGCAACAATTGATTCGTTAAAACCATACTTAGAAAAAGGCGACATTTTAATCGATGGCGGAAATACATTCTTCCAGGATACAATTCGTCGTAACAAAGAGCTAGAAGAATTAGGTATCCATTTCATCGGTACAGGCGTATCTGGCGGAGAAGAAGGCGCATTAAAAGGACCTTCAATCATGCCTGGCGGACAAAAAGAAGCATATGAACTTGTAAAACCAATCTTAACAGCTATTTCAGCGAAAGTTGAAGGCGATGATTGCTGCACATACATTGGACCAAATGGTGCAGGTCACTACGTAAAAATGGTTCATAACGGCATCGAGTACGGCGATATGCAGTTAATTTGTGAAGCATACTTCATTATGAAAAACGTATTAGGTTTAGAAACAGATGAACTACATGAAGTATTTGCTGAATGGAATAAAGGCGAGCTAGATAGCTACTTAATTGAAATCACAGCTGATATCTTTACGAAAAAAGATGAAGAAACAGGTAAAGCACTTGTAGACGTTATTTTAGACACTGCAGGTCAAAAGGGTACAGGTAAATGGACAAGCCAAAGTGCGCTTGATTTAGGTGTACCACTACCAATCATTACGGAATCTGTATTTGCGCGCTTTATTTCAGCTATGAAAGAAGAACGTGTAAAAGCAAGCAAAGTATTGAGCGGTCCAAATGCAGCTGCATTTGAAGGTGATAAAACCGAATTAATAGAAGCAATCCGTAAAGCATTGTACATGAGTAAAATTTGTTCATATGCGCAAGGGTTTGCTCAAATGAAAGCAGCTTCTGAAGAATATGACTGGAATTTACAGTACGGTGATATTGCAATGATCTTCCGTGGTGGTTGTATCATCCGTGCACAATTCTTACAAAAAATTAAAGAAGCTTATGATCGCGATGCAGATCTAACAAACTTATTATTAGACCCATACTTCAAGGATATCGTAGAAGGCTATCAGTCCGCTCTTCGTGAAGTTATTTCAATTGCCGTTAAACAAGGTATTCCTGTACCAAGTTTCTCAAGTGCATTAGCTTACTATGACAGCTACCGTACAGAAACGTTACCGGCGAACCTTTTACAAGCGCAACGTGACTACTTCGGAGCTCACACATATCAACGTGTTGATAAAGAGGGCGTATTCCATACTGAGTGGTTAAAATAA
- the gerQ gene encoding spore coat protein GerQ — protein MKKPKSNQPQQQYMQNPYMSPNYPYYMPQPQQPQPGGQQVQGQSQGGSPPTSSGGSGAPQDPNQLPIEESYIENILRLNRGKIATVYMTFENNTQWNAKVFRGEIEAAGRDHIILSDPQTGTRYLLLMVYLDYITFEGPIKYNYPFSGGGQQLSNYSPR, from the coding sequence ATGAAAAAACCAAAGTCTAATCAACCGCAACAGCAATATATGCAAAATCCGTATATGAGTCCAAACTACCCTTATTATATGCCTCAGCCGCAGCAGCCCCAACCAGGAGGCCAGCAGGTTCAAGGGCAAAGCCAAGGAGGTTCGCCCCCTACCTCTTCTGGAGGCAGTGGTGCACCCCAAGACCCAAATCAACTGCCCATTGAAGAATCATATATTGAAAATATTTTACGTTTAAATCGAGGGAAAATAGCGACTGTATATATGACGTTTGAAAATAATACGCAGTGGAACGCGAAGGTCTTTAGAGGAGAAATTGAAGCAGCCGGACGCGATCATATCATTTTAAGTGATCCGCAAACTGGCACCCGTTATTTACTGCTTATGGTTTATCTCGATTACATTACTTTTGAGGGTCCAATCAAATATAATTATCCGTTTAGCGGTGGAGGCCAGCAGTTGAGCAATTATTCTCCGCGTTAA
- a CDS encoding cell wall hydrolase, giving the protein MAVVAHNEEDVKLLARLIRAEAESEGKQGMLLVGNVGVNRAKAPCLDFRNIRTIRQMVFQNPGGFEATQKGYFYQRARQSEITLARRVLRGERFNPAENSLWFFKPSGDCPAQWYNQNNTGRFKSHCFFAPTQADCPGVY; this is encoded by the coding sequence ATGGCAGTCGTTGCACACAACGAAGAAGATGTTAAGCTCCTAGCCAGACTCATTCGAGCTGAAGCTGAAAGTGAAGGAAAACAAGGGATGTTACTGGTAGGAAATGTAGGCGTGAACCGCGCTAAAGCTCCCTGTTTGGATTTTAGAAATATAAGAACCATTCGTCAGATGGTGTTTCAAAACCCAGGCGGATTTGAAGCAACTCAAAAAGGCTACTTTTACCAGCGTGCCCGCCAGTCTGAAATTACACTTGCACGACGTGTATTAAGAGGAGAACGTTTTAACCCCGCGGAAAACTCACTGTGGTTTTTCAAGCCCAGCGGCGACTGTCCTGCTCAATGGTATAACCAAAATAACACAGGACGATTTAAATCTCACTGTTTCTTTGCACCAACTCAAGCTGATTGTCCAGGAGTTTACTAA
- a CDS encoding YwdI family protein, translating into MTQLLDKISAEVQKAKHHSNSANVRDQLVAIKALCELALDQNEEVPVSKPVSVSKPVVMSSPEIMQSPEIMQQQIIQSSKPNFEGTKLKSDDANGDSLFDF; encoded by the coding sequence ATGACGCAGCTCCTTGACAAAATTAGTGCAGAAGTACAAAAAGCAAAGCACCATTCGAATAGTGCGAACGTTCGAGATCAATTGGTTGCCATAAAAGCACTGTGTGAGCTTGCATTAGATCAAAATGAAGAGGTTCCAGTATCGAAACCTGTCTCGGTTTCAAAACCTGTGGTAATGTCTTCACCGGAAATTATGCAATCGCCTGAGATTATGCAGCAACAGATTATTCAGTCATCCAAACCTAATTTTGAGGGAACGAAATTGAAATCAGATGATGCAAACGGCGATAGTTTGTTTGATTTCTAA
- the hemQ gene encoding hydrogen peroxide-dependent heme synthase, with amino-acid sequence MAEAAQTLDGWYALHDFRSIDWGAWKQLSSDDRQAAIHEFLGLIEKWKGTEAEQQGSHALYTVVGQKADFMLMLVRPTMEELNEIETEFNKTKLAEFTIPTYSYVSVVELSNYLPAGEDPYENPQIQARLYPTLPKASHVCFYPMDKRRQGNDNWYMLPMEERRSLMRSHGMIGRQYAGKVKQIITGSVGFDDYEWGVTLFADDVLQFKKLVYEMRFDEVSARYGEFGSFFVGNLLKEEAIARFLHV; translated from the coding sequence ATGGCAGAAGCAGCACAAACATTAGACGGTTGGTATGCACTTCATGATTTCCGTTCAATCGATTGGGGCGCTTGGAAGCAGTTATCAAGCGATGATCGTCAAGCGGCTATCCATGAATTTTTAGGATTGATTGAGAAATGGAAAGGAACTGAAGCTGAGCAGCAAGGCAGTCATGCTTTATATACTGTTGTCGGTCAAAAAGCAGATTTTATGCTAATGCTTGTTCGTCCTACTATGGAAGAACTAAATGAAATTGAAACAGAATTTAATAAAACAAAGCTTGCTGAGTTTACCATTCCTACTTATTCATATGTATCAGTAGTTGAATTAAGCAACTACTTACCTGCCGGTGAGGATCCTTATGAAAATCCTCAAATCCAAGCTAGACTATATCCAACTTTACCAAAAGCTAGTCATGTTTGCTTTTATCCAATGGATAAACGTCGTCAAGGAAATGACAATTGGTACATGCTTCCTATGGAAGAACGACGCAGCTTAATGCGCAGTCATGGAATGATTGGACGTCAATACGCTGGAAAAGTAAAGCAAATCATCACGGGTTCTGTTGGTTTTGATGATTACGAGTGGGGCGTTACTCTTTTTGCAGATGACGTACTTCAATTTAAAAAATTAGTATACGAAATGCGTTTTGACGAAGTAAGTGCTCGCTACGGGGAATTTGGAAGCTTCTTTGTCGGAAATTTATTAAAAGAAGAAGCTATTGCACGCTTTTTACACGTTTAA
- a CDS encoding RsfA family transcriptional regulator, whose amino-acid sequence MKDRQDAWTEENDLLLAETVLRHVREGSTQLNAFEEVGDELNRTSAACGFRWNAVVRHQYEKALQLAKKQRKQRMRALGQEQGKKKLLYTPPASVEHVEQMMSAPTATYSLSETQVEKSSSEELSMADVIRFLQTMPNQASNLQALQSENKRLMQENAELAKKNTELEKQIKHLEANATTIQEDYETLMQIMNRARKLALFDEEERSSTTFKMDRNGNLEKMAE is encoded by the coding sequence GCGCCATGTCCGCGAAGGAAGTACGCAGCTGAATGCGTTTGAAGAAGTTGGAGATGAATTAAATCGAACGTCAGCAGCATGTGGATTCAGATGGAATGCTGTGGTACGCCATCAGTATGAAAAAGCTCTGCAGCTAGCTAAAAAACAGCGAAAACAGCGCATGCGTGCACTTGGACAAGAGCAAGGCAAAAAGAAATTATTATATACGCCACCAGCATCTGTAGAGCATGTGGAACAAATGATGTCTGCACCTACAGCAACATATAGCTTATCTGAAACACAAGTAGAAAAAAGCAGCAGTGAAGAGCTTTCAATGGCTGACGTTATTCGCTTTTTGCAAACAATGCCAAATCAAGCGAGCAATTTACAGGCATTGCAAAGCGAAAACAAACGCTTGATGCAAGAAAATGCAGAGTTAGCTAAGAAAAACACAGAGTTGGAAAAACAAATCAAACATCTCGAAGCTAATGCTACTACTATTCAAGAAGACTATGAAACATTAATGCAAATCATGAACCGTGCGCGGAAGTTAGCTCTATTTGATGAAGAAGAACGTTCTTCTACTACGTTTAAAATGGATCGTAACGGAAATCTTGAGAAAATGGCTGAATAA
- a CDS encoding DUF423 domain-containing protein — MKLFLIIGAINAMLAVALGAFGAHGLEGKISEKYLEVWKTGVQYQMFHAMGLFVIAFLLNKFPQSSLLTASGWIMFAGIVLFSGSLYVLSTSGIKVLGAITPLGGVAFIVAWILIVVAAVKWL; from the coding sequence ATGAAACTATTTTTAATAATCGGTGCAATCAATGCGATGTTAGCGGTTGCTCTTGGTGCTTTTGGAGCACACGGGTTAGAAGGGAAAATCTCAGAGAAGTATTTAGAGGTATGGAAAACAGGAGTGCAGTACCAGATGTTCCATGCAATGGGGCTGTTTGTCATTGCGTTTCTATTAAACAAATTTCCTCAGTCTTCTTTGTTAACAGCTTCGGGCTGGATTATGTTCGCAGGGATTGTGCTGTTTTCAGGCAGTCTTTATGTATTAAGTACGTCCGGCATTAAAGTTCTCGGCGCAATTACTCCGCTAGGTGGAGTAGCGTTTATTGTGGCTTGGATTTTAATTGTTGTTGCAGCTGTAAAATGGCTATAA
- the pta gene encoding phosphate acetyltransferase, with translation MSDLFTGLKQKVSASDVSIVFPEGLDERVLGAVSRLVADNILKPIVVGNKDAVASKAAELNVKLDGVEVLDPQSYSEFDEMVAAFVERRKGKATEEDARKILLDENYFGTMLVHMNKADGLVSGAAHSTADTVRPALQIIKTRQGVKKTSGVFIMVRGDQKYVFADCAINISPDSQDLAEIAIESARTAEMFDIDPRVAMLSFSTKGSAKSPETEKVANAVEIAKELAPSVTLDGEFQFDAAFVPSVAEKKAPGSVIKGDANVFVFPSLEAGNIGYKIAQRLGNFEAVGPILQGLNKPVNDLSRGCNEEDVYKLALITAAQAL, from the coding sequence TTGAGTGATTTATTTACAGGTTTAAAACAAAAAGTATCAGCTAGCGATGTATCAATCGTATTCCCAGAGGGATTAGATGAGCGCGTATTAGGTGCTGTTTCTCGTTTAGTTGCCGACAATATCTTAAAGCCTATCGTTGTTGGAAATAAAGACGCTGTAGCATCAAAAGCAGCAGAACTAAACGTAAAATTAGACGGTGTTGAGGTTTTGGATCCTCAAAGCTACTCTGAATTTGATGAAATGGTTGCAGCATTTGTTGAGCGTCGTAAAGGCAAGGCAACAGAAGAAGATGCTCGCAAAATTTTATTAGATGAAAATTATTTTGGCACAATGCTTGTTCACATGAACAAAGCTGACGGTCTTGTAAGCGGAGCTGCTCATTCTACAGCAGATACAGTGCGACCTGCTCTACAAATTATCAAAACAAGACAAGGTGTTAAGAAAACATCTGGCGTATTTATCATGGTTCGCGGCGACCAAAAATACGTATTTGCTGACTGTGCAATCAATATTTCACCTGACAGCCAAGATTTAGCTGAAATTGCTATCGAAAGTGCTCGTACAGCTGAAATGTTCGATATCGATCCTCGTGTTGCTATGCTAAGCTTCTCAACAAAAGGATCAGCAAAATCTCCGGAAACAGAAAAGGTAGCAAACGCAGTAGAAATTGCAAAAGAATTAGCACCAAGTGTAACATTAGACGGCGAATTCCAATTCGATGCAGCATTTGTTCCTTCTGTAGCTGAAAAGAAAGCACCAGGTTCAGTGATCAAAGGAGATGCAAATGTATTTGTATTCCCAAGCCTTGAAGCAGGTAACATTGGTTACAAAATTGCACAGCGCTTAGGAAACTTCGAAGCAGTAGGTCCAATCTTACAAGGTCTAAACAAACCGGTAAACGATCTATCTCGCGGTTGTAACGAAGAAGATGTGTACAAGCTTGCTTTAATCACAGCAGCTCAAGCACTTTAA
- a CDS encoding staygreen family protein, translating to MIISNPHQIDVTYSLGVTPVEPMIPRKYTVFPGQHTSVPSIQIGIEFAYDHMQKERNEYLASFVFDKGFYSLTVYYYIGAHTSTDETITRYLHFLEQLPVILSSIYHADASFFEKHPLLMHCPIFIIADSPKLPFSTKKSIGSLYQYK from the coding sequence ATGATCATTAGCAATCCCCACCAAATAGACGTAACCTACAGCCTGGGTGTTACACCCGTTGAACCGATGATACCAAGAAAATACACCGTTTTCCCAGGTCAACACACTTCTGTTCCTTCCATTCAAATCGGCATTGAATTTGCCTACGATCATATGCAAAAAGAGCGGAACGAATATTTAGCATCCTTCGTCTTCGATAAAGGTTTTTATTCCCTTACTGTGTATTATTACATCGGTGCGCATACATCAACAGATGAAACCATTACACGCTACCTTCACTTTTTAGAACAGCTCCCTGTCATTCTATCGTCCATCTATCACGCTGATGCTTCTTTTTTCGAAAAACATCCACTTTTAATGCACTGTCCTATTTTTATCATTGCCGATAGCCCTAAGCTGCCATTTTCAACAAAAAAATCTATCGGTTCCCTGTATCAATATAAATAA
- a CDS encoding lipoate--protein ligase family protein translates to MQQNSLKLLAQPAWRIIDQSSLGPHFDARHSFAIDDTLCTTVGKGESPAVMRSWVHHDTIVLGIQDTKLPHLAEGAAYLHEQGYKTIVRNSGGLAVVLDQDVLNISLIFPDAEKGIDIDRGYEAMFDLIKIMFASYGTAIEAKEIVGSYCPGSFDLSIRNQKFAGISQRRVRGGVAVQIYLCVNGSGSKRASLIREFYKKGLQNTETKFSYPDIQPHTMASLSELLQIDLTVSDVMLLLLQTLNSMSSSLVNMPLNATEQELFETQLQRMYDRNEKALGSLAE, encoded by the coding sequence ATGCAGCAGAATAGTTTAAAACTTTTAGCACAGCCCGCTTGGCGTATTATTGATCAATCCAGTCTAGGTCCTCATTTTGATGCCCGTCATTCTTTTGCCATCGATGACACGCTTTGTACAACCGTTGGAAAAGGTGAATCTCCAGCTGTCATGCGCTCATGGGTTCATCACGATACGATTGTATTAGGCATTCAAGATACAAAGCTCCCTCACCTAGCTGAAGGTGCAGCTTATTTACATGAACAAGGGTATAAAACAATCGTCCGCAATTCAGGCGGCCTCGCTGTCGTACTTGATCAGGATGTTCTAAACATTTCTTTAATTTTTCCAGATGCCGAAAAAGGAATTGATATTGATCGTGGCTATGAAGCCATGTTTGATTTGATTAAGATCATGTTTGCATCTTACGGTACCGCAATTGAAGCGAAGGAAATCGTAGGCTCCTATTGCCCTGGCAGCTTTGATTTAAGCATTCGTAATCAAAAGTTTGCAGGCATTTCACAGCGACGCGTTCGCGGCGGAGTGGCTGTACAAATTTACTTATGCGTTAACGGAAGCGGCTCTAAACGCGCTTCTCTCATTCGAGAGTTTTACAAAAAAGGTCTCCAAAACACGGAAACTAAATTTTCATACCCAGATATCCAGCCCCATACAATGGCTTCTCTATCTGAGCTATTACAGATTGATTTAACCGTTTCTGATGTCATGCTGCTTTTATTGCAAACACTAAATAGCATGAGCTCTTCTCTTGTAAATATGCCTTTAAATGCTACCGAACAAGAGCTGTTTGAGACGCAGCTGCAGCGCATGTATGACCGCAACGAAAAAGCATTGGGTTCATTAGCCGAATAA
- the zwf gene encoding glucose-6-phosphate dehydrogenase, which translates to MTNVQPKSIIVIFGATGDLAKRKLFPSIFRLYKANKLSEDFAVVGVARRPWTNDELRENVKKSVSSFKNSDADIEKFASHFYYQPFDVTDVASYQELKSLTESLDEQYNVPGNRIFYLAMAPEFFGTIASNLKNEGLTQTEGWSRLVIEKPFGHDYPSAKELNEQIRHAFKEDQIYRIDHYLGKEMVQNIEVIRFANALFEPMWNNQYISNIQITSSETLGVEDRGRYYESSGALRDMVQNHMLQMVALLAMEPPIKLTPEEIRSEKVKVLRALRSLSVDEVDDYFVRGQYGKGVLEGEEVIGYREGNSVDPESNTATFVSGKLMIDNFRWAGVPIYIRTGKRMKEKATTIVVQFKDLPMNLYFNKDKEIHPNLLVIHIQPEEGITLHLNARKTPGATSSTPINLNYCNNCGDKMNTPEAYERLIYDCMLGDATNFTHWDEVALSWKFVDTISEAWESTKAQNFPNYESGSMGPKESDALLAEDGFHWWPVGEDNFSPKE; encoded by the coding sequence ATGACAAATGTACAACCAAAATCCATTATCGTAATTTTTGGCGCTACAGGTGATTTAGCAAAACGTAAGTTATTCCCCTCTATTTTCCGCTTATATAAAGCGAACAAACTATCGGAAGATTTCGCTGTTGTTGGTGTCGCAAGAAGACCTTGGACTAATGACGAATTACGCGAAAATGTAAAAAAATCAGTGAGCAGTTTCAAAAACAGTGACGCTGACATTGAAAAGTTTGCTTCACATTTTTATTACCAACCGTTTGACGTAACAGATGTCGCTTCTTATCAAGAATTAAAAAGCCTAACAGAAAGCCTTGATGAGCAATACAACGTGCCTGGAAATCGTATTTTCTATCTAGCAATGGCACCTGAATTCTTCGGAACAATTGCTTCGAATTTAAAAAATGAAGGTTTAACACAAACAGAAGGCTGGAGTCGCCTAGTCATTGAAAAGCCGTTTGGTCATGATTATCCTTCTGCTAAAGAATTAAATGAACAAATTCGCCATGCATTTAAGGAAGATCAAATTTATCGTATCGACCACTACCTCGGTAAAGAAATGGTGCAAAATATCGAAGTTATCCGTTTTGCAAATGCTCTATTTGAACCGATGTGGAACAATCAATACATTTCAAACATCCAAATTACGTCTAGCGAGACGCTTGGTGTAGAAGACCGTGGCCGTTACTATGAATCTTCAGGTGCCCTTCGAGATATGGTGCAAAACCATATGCTTCAAATGGTGGCATTGCTTGCAATGGAGCCGCCGATTAAATTAACACCGGAAGAAATTCGCAGTGAAAAAGTAAAAGTACTGCGTGCTCTTCGCTCTTTATCAGTGGATGAAGTAGATGATTATTTTGTACGAGGCCAATACGGCAAAGGTGTACTTGAAGGAGAAGAAGTTATCGGCTACCGCGAAGGAAATTCGGTTGATCCTGAGTCTAATACCGCTACGTTTGTATCTGGTAAGCTTATGATTGATAACTTCAGATGGGCTGGTGTACCGATTTATATCCGTACAGGTAAACGCATGAAAGAAAAAGCAACGACAATTGTTGTACAGTTCAAAGACTTACCAATGAACCTGTACTTCAATAAAGATAAAGAAATTCATCCAAACTTGCTTGTCATTCATATCCAACCGGAAGAAGGCATTACGCTTCACTTAAACGCGCGTAAAACGCCAGGTGCCACATCATCCACACCGATTAACTTGAACTATTGCAATAACTGTGGAGATAAAATGAATACACCGGAAGCTTATGAGCGCCTTATTTATGATTGCATGCTTGGAGATGCGACGAACTTTACTCATTGGGATGAAGTAGCCCTTTCTTGGAAATTTGTTGATACCATTTCAGAAGCATGGGAAAGCACAAAAGCACAAAACTTCCCGAACTACGAATCAGGTTCCATGGGACCAAAAGAATCAGACGCATTACTTGCTGAAGACGGTTTCCACTGGTGGCCAGTCGGAGAAGACAACTTCTCACCTAAAGAGTAA